One genomic window of Ornithorhynchus anatinus isolate Pmale09 chromosome 10, mOrnAna1.pri.v4, whole genome shotgun sequence includes the following:
- the FER1L5 gene encoding fer-1-like protein 5 isoform X4 — protein MLHLIVDSAKICPARSPPPSSCVTAYFRDVKKRTQVVGEDHNPFWNETLIWSLGPQPLDGDSFVEVLLRDLTPGIDDRLVGLATVLLGALAADPSSELVLTELPLLDRSLQPTQCTITLRVTCLPRPAPRWAGPEVSIVKSTADLPRRKSEVPGTAVQKTQAPKPQDFQVRVRIIEGRQFQGNDIKPVVKVLIGHHEYRTRIQRGNNPFFNEIFFQNFHQLASKLFDEYITVQALNSRALRSDSLLGMFQVEIGFVYHSPGHALLGKWLSLYQPNNLSAGVKGYLKVSLYVLGAGDQAPVEQTQPLEREDLEKSLFKPAALPDYLATLRIFIYRAEDLRPGRKPDLHPLWPSQKPKGKRSLLNPLVEVDVAGKILKTGAESETESPVWNQVLTYTVQLPFVINQIKLTVLDWHQERQRDVIGTACLLFDHISSSGTQIKGKFAGFPPCFGPSFLTLHCGSREAPNLQKPSKPGEVVSYCGRILVELTTSMETSLEKITATLSSKAASTLERQLARHKYGLCAIFLSSTMMPAFKGPVRFEVSIGHYGNKTDATYSPQASTTQSGQVVFDGNSYHYLPWADAKPVVAVTSFWEDVGYRMDALNVLHAIHTRLKTNLEALKAIRNPKDPQLPSLREKLLADVRADCRQPLPSLKGRAGATVLDQHLRQLRGLLLQELAQEAKAVGRGPLVPEAEGWLHRLGSVLPEPQVSVPDVVVWLLCRDRRVAFARVPAHTVMFSRAGPRACGRFCGKAQTLFLQYPEGQGQEGVVPAQLRVLMWLGRVADSEDFTRRCPGDIVVYAETYENQALLKGQWGLPDPRQCPAFSDVSGHLALPKTAFQPPRGWRWHKAWVVEPHRRLLLDTDTDRLQVMEEVYENQSREPGGLWAPAAIPNTNQSGEPVPSRRDLRCPQGWHVEGDWVVELNRAVDDAGWEYSTGTPSSVPPQAWHAAEKTYHSWRRRRWVRWRRRNSVGQSSEPEMASFLQLPSAGRPKETAAAAEKKEEKEEEEKEAEEEDDGDWQYGSLGSKLSRHPQPDSRFRRRCWRRRLLPVPPFSIAPVFLLEGSLDEQSLRPRGADTAKPEKEVEEAEGHEPQGEESAERRQEQQLSTPFIYCGVPEPHYYQLFCYIYQARDLQPTQSQSFSAPYVRVTFLHRSQRTRALQASLAPLWDQTLFFDRILLYGDPQDAQRDPPPLVLELWDRNPRGGDSLKGRGVWAPTVWLDLEARTPPALGWHLINRGPETGGAEILAASELVLESQGGEQRPPLFSVPRKDGYYTLPRSIQPVLRKSAIEILAWGLRNLKSYKLRQVRSPHLLVECGGQSLQTPPLRDLSSNPNFPQAALFLTLLLPEDEAYAPPLVLKVVDNQEFGYQPVVGQTTVRSLGAYFCNPWAEGYVPPRLPVPQGVRPRKFLSYLSGKNRQPLTCAEEETDDEEDWWSKLYWATGEHRKDRDHVKKDSDSLKVYDCELEAVPDFQGLQDFCQSFSLYRGEPHEDAPVVGEFKGLFRIYPLPEDPAAPRPPRQFQELPRSGLQKCLVRVYVVRAFNLQPKDRNSLCDPYVILKLGQQTVGSRDHYKPNTLDPTFGSMFELSCTIPLEKDLEVLLFDYDLMPPDPEIGATVIDLENRLLSGFGARCGLPSSYCLSGPCQWRDQLLPSRLLELFARRKGLPLPELSVQEDRIRFSGREFLLKNFEPKPPVTRHLGPPKERLALHLLRAQGLVPEHLETRTLYSSGQPGIDQGKLQMWVDIFPEQFGPPGPPVNITPRKPRSYRYELRCIIWNTCDMDLRDVSIMGEKMSDIYVKGWMQGQEKNPQKTDIHYRSLAGEGSFNWRFIFTLDYLPTERMCVQAQEQFFWRLDPTLKKVPPRLILQVWDNDKFSADDFIGVLELDLSHLPVPSRSPQGCSASVPEAPGAKPGRQPPRFVSLFRQKQMRGWWPCLVEEEGKWRLSGKLELTLEILTEEEAAEKPAGRGQREPNQNPVLLPPVRPEVSFLWWAAPLRSLRYILWRRHRWRILILLFVILLSFLLVTFVYATPNYLAMKLINPISVVGSGGDVGAVASKETSRGPDDLRQPLGLQTRLSKDLEGPKAAPRPPGEIFPFLPTP, from the exons ATGCTGCATCTGATTGTAGATTCAGCCAAGATCTGTCCAGCCCGGAGCCCCCCACCCAGCTCCTGTGTGACTGCATACTTCAGGG ATGTCAAGAAGAGGACACAGGTGGTGGGAGAGGATCATAACCCCTTCTGGAACGAG ACGCTGATCTGGTCACTGGGGCCACAGCCCCTGGACGGCGACTCCTTCGTGGAAGTCCTCCTCCGAGACCTGACTCCCGGGATCGACgacag GCTCGTTGGCCTGGCCACCGTCCTCCTGGGAGCCCTGGCCGCCGACCCCAGCAGCGAGCTGGTTCTGACAGAGCTGCCCCTGCTGGACCGTAGCCTGCAGCCCACCCAG TGCACCATTACCTTGCGGGTTACCTGTCTGCCAAGGCCGGCACCCCGATGGGCAG GACCCGAAGTCAGCATCGTTAAGAGCACTGCAGATCTACCCAGAAGGAAATCCGAAGTGCCTGGCACTGCGGTACAGAAGACTCAGGCGCCCAAGCCGCAGGACTTCCAG GTGCGGGTGAGGATAATTGAAGGCCGCCAGTTCCAAGGGAATGACATCAAGCCAGTGGTGAAGGTGCTGATTGGCCACCACGAGTACCGGACGCGGATCCAGAGGGGGAATAACCCCTTCTTCAATGAG ATCTTCTTCCAGAATTTTCACCAGCTTGCCTCCAAGCTCTTCGATGAATACATCACAGTCCAG GCGCTGAACTCCCGGGCCCTGCGCTCCGATTCGCTCCTTGGGATGTTCCAG gTGGAAATTGGATTCGTCTATCATTCCCCAG GACACGCTCTTCTGGGGAAATGGCTGAGCCTCTACCAGCCCAATAACCTGAGTGCCGGGGTGAAGGGCTACCTGAAGGTCAGCCTCTATGTCCTCGGAGCCGGAGACCAAGCCCCG GTCgagcagacacagcccctggagCGGGAGGACCTGGAGAAGAGCCTCTTCAAGCCGGCCGCTCTCCCCGACTACCTCGCCACCCTGCGGATTTTCATCTACAGGGCCGAGGATCTGCGCCCCG GAAGAAAACCCGACCTCCATCCCCTCTGGCCTTCCCAGAAGCCAAAGGGAAAGAGGAGCTTGTTGAATCCCTTGGTTGAGGTGGATGTGGCTGGGAAAATA CTCAAAACCGGGGCCGAGTCTGAAACGGAGTCCCCGGTGTGGAACCAAGTCCTGACCTACACCGTTCAG CTGCCCTTTGTGATTAATCAGATCAAGCTCACTGTCCTGGACTG GCACCAAGAAAGGCAGAGAGACGTGATAGGGACAGCCTGCTTGCTCttcgatcacatctcctccagtgggACTCAGATAAAAG GAAAGTTCGCGGGCTTCCCGCCCTGCTTcggtcccagtttcctcaccctCCACTGTGGCTCACGGGAAGCCCCCAACCTGCAGAAGCCTTCCAAGCCC GGAGAAGTGGTGTCCTACTGTGGCCGCATCCTAGTGGAACTGACCACCAGCATGGAGACTTCGTTGGAAAAGATAACAGCTACCCTCTCCAGCAAGGCTGCTTCCACGCTGGAG AGGCAACTGGCCCGCCACAAGTACGGACTGTGCgccatcttcctctcctccaccatgATGCCAGCCTTCAAGGGGCCGGTGCGGTTCGAGGTCAGCATCGGCCATTATGGGAACAAGACGGACGCCACCTACAGCCCTCAGGCCTCCACCACTCAGTCCGGCCAAGTGGTATTTGATG GGAACTCCTACCATTACTTGCCCTGGGCCGACGCCAAGCCTGTCGTGGCGGTCACCTCTTTCTGGGAAGACGTCGGCTACCGAATGGATGCCCTCAACGTCCTGCACGCCATCCACACCCGGCTG AAGACCAACCTGGAAGCGCTCAAAGCCATCCGGAACCCGAAGGACCCACAGCTGCCCAGCCTGCGGGAGAAGCTGCTGGCGGACGTGAGGGCAGACTGCAG GCAGCCTCTGCCCAGCCTGAAGGGGCGGGCCGGCGCCACCGTCCTGGACCAGCACTTACGGCAGCTGCGCGGCCTGCTCCTCCAGGAGCTGGCCCAGGAAGCCAAGGCCGTGGGGCGCGGGCCGCTGGTGCCGGAAGCCGAAGGCTGGCTGCACCGCCTCGGCTCCGTCCTCCCCGAG CCCCAGGTGAGCGTGCCGGACGTGGTGGTTTGGCTGCTGTGCCGGGACCGGCGCGTGGCCTTCGCCCGGGTGCCCGCCCACACCGTCATGTTCTCCCGGGCGGGGCCCCGCGCCTGTGGCCGCTTCTGTGGGAAAGCGCAAACCCTCTTCCTTCAG TACCCGGAGGGCCAAGGGCAGGAGGGCGTGGTTCCCGCCCAGCTCCGCGTGCTCATGTGGCTCGGCCGGGTGGCGGACAGCGAGGATTTCACCCGGCGCTGCCCCGGGGACATCGTCGTCTACGCGGAGACG TACGAGAACCAGGCCCTCCTCAAGGGGCAGTGGGGGCTTCCAGACCCACGACAGTGCCCCGCCTTCTCCGACGTCTCTGGCCACCTGGCCCTCCCCAAGACCGCCTTCCAGCCGCCCCGAGGCTGGCGCTGGCATAAGGCCTGGGTGGTGGAGCCCCACAGGAG GCTCCTCCTGGACACCGACACGGACCGCCTCCAGGTGATGGAGGAGGTGTATGAGAACCAGAGCCGGGAGCCAGGAGGGCTCTGGGCTCCAGCCGCCATCCCAAACACCAACCAA AGTGGAGAGCCCGTGCCGTCTCGCCGGGACCTGCGATGTCCCCAGGGATGGCACGTCGAGGGCGACTGGGTGGTGGAGCTGAACCGGGCCGTTGACGACGCCG GCTGGGAGTACAGCACGGGGACCCCCTCATCGGTGCCACCCCAGGCCTGGCACGCAGCGGAGAAGACCTATCACTCGTGGAGGCGCCGGCGCTGGGTGCGGTGGAGGCGCCGAAATTCTGTGGGGCAGAGCTCGGAGCCAGAAATGGCCTCTTTCCTGCAGCTG cCCTCCGCCGGGAGGCCCAAggagacggcggcggcggcggagaagaaggaggaaaaggaggaggaggagaaggaggcggaagaggaggaCGACGGGGACTGGCAATACGGGTCCCTCGGTTCCAAGTTGAGCCGGCATCCCCAGCCCGACAGCCGGTTCCGACGTCGCTGCTGGCGCCGCAGACTGCTGCCCGTTCCGCCTTTCAGCATCGCTCCCGTCTTCCTCTTGGAGGGGTCCTTG GACGAGCAGTCACTCCGGCCCCGGGGCGCGGACACCGCGAAGCCCGAAAAAGAGGTAGAAGAGGCTGAGGGGCACGAGCCTCAGGGAGAGGAGTCCGCGGAGAGGCGGCAGGAGCAGCAGCTCAGTACCCCCTTTATCTACTGCGGCGTCCCTG AGCCCCACTACTATCAGCTCTTCTGCTACATCTACCAGGCCAGAGACCTGCAGCCCACGCAGAGCCAGAGCTTTTCCG CGCCCTACGTCCGGGTGACCTTTCTGCACCGCAGCCAACGCACCCGAGCTCTGCAGGCCTCGCTGGCCCCCCTGTGGGATCAGACCCTCTTCTTCGATCGCATTCTGCTCTACGGAGACCCCCAGGACGCCCAGAGGGACCCGCCCCCGCTGGTGCTGgagctgtgggacaggaaccccaGG gGTGGTGACAGTCTGAAGGGGCGCGGCGTCTGGGCCCCGACCGTCTGGCTGGACCTGGAGGCCAGGACTCCCCCCGCACTGGGCTGGCACCTGATAAATAGGGGGCCGGAGACGGGAGGCGCGGAGATCCTGGCGGCCTCGGAGCTCGTCCTGGAGAGTCAG GGCGGGGAGCAGAGACCCCCGCTGTTCAGCGTCCCCCGGAAGGACGGCTACTATACTCTCCCCCGAAGCATCCAGCCCGTCCTCAGGAAGTCGGCCATCGAG ATCCTGGCCTGGGGCCTGCGGAACCTGAAGAGCTACAAGCTGCGGCAGGTGCGGTCGCCTCACCTGCTGGTGGAGTGCGGGGGCCAGTCCCTGCAGACCCCCCCGCTTCGTGACCTCAGCTCCAACCCGAACTTCCCCCAGGCGGCCCTCTTCCTGACCCTG TTGCTGCCGGAAGACGAGGCCTACGCCCCGCCGCTGGTACTGAAGGTGGTGGACAACCAGGAATTCGGCTACCAGCCCGTAGTGGGTCAGACCACCGTCCGCTCCCTCGGCGCCTATTTCTGCAACCCCTGGGCCGAGGGCTACGTCCCCCCACGGCTCCCCG ttCCCCAAGGAGTCCGGCCCAGGAAG ttCCTGAGCTACCTGAGCGGGAAGAACCGGCAGCCGCTCACCTGCGCTgag GAGGAGACGGATGACGAAGAGGACTGGTGGAGCAAGTTGTACTGGGCCACGGGCGAACACCGCAAGGACAGAGATCACGTGAAAAAGGACTCGGACTCTCTTAAG GTGTACGACTGCGAGCTGGAGGCCGTGCCTGACTTCCAGGGCCTGCAGGACTTCTGCCAGAGTTTCAGCTTGTACCGCGGGGAGCCGCACGAGGACGCCCCCGTGGTGGGCGAGTTCAAG GGACTCTTCCGCATCTACCCGCTGCCCGAGGACCCCGCCGCTCCCAGGCCCCCGCGCCAGTTCCAGGAGCTGCCCAGGAGCGGCCTTCAGAAGTGCCTGGTCCGGGTGTACGTGGTGCGGGCCTTCAACCTGCAGCCCAAAGACCGCAACAGCCTG TGCGACCCCTATGTGATTCTGAAGCTGGGCCAGCAGACCGTGGGCAGCCGGGACCATTATAAGCCCAACACCCTGGATCCCACCTTCGGCTC gatGTTCGAGCTGAGCTGCACCATCCCTCTGGAAAAAGACCTGGAAGTCTTGCTCTTCGACTATGACCTGATGCCCCCGGACCCCGAGATCGGAGCCACGGTCATTGACCTGGAGAACCGGCTGCTCTCCGGCTTCGGCGCCCGCTGCGGGCTCCCCTCGTCCTACTGCCT ctccggGCCCTGCCAGTGGCGGGACCAGCTGCTCCCCAGCCGGCTCCTGGAGCTCTTTGCTCGGAGGAAGGGGCTGCCCCTGCCCGAGCTGAGCGTGCAGGAGGACAGGATCAGGTTCAGCGGGAGGGAATTCCTGCTGAAAAACTTCG aGCCCAAGCCCCCCGTTACTAGGCACCTGGGGCCCCCGAAAGAGCGCCTGGCACTGCACCTCCTCCGCGCCCAGGGCCTGGTGCCCGAGCACCTGGAGACCCGCACCTTGTACAGCAGCGGCCAGCCGGGCATCGACCAG GGAAAGCTGCAAATGTGGGTGGACATCTTCCCGGAACAgttcggacccccgggcccccccgtcaACATCACCCCCCGGAAGCCCAGAAG CTACAGGTACGAGCTCCGCTGCATCATCTGGAACACGTGTGACATGGACCTGCGGGACGTCAGCATCATGGGGGAGAAGATGAGCGACATCTACGTCAAAGG GTGGATGCAGGGCCAGGAGAAAAACCCCCAGAAGACGGACATCCACTATCGCTCCCTGGCCGGAGAGGGCAGCTTCAACTGGAGGTTCATCTTCACCCTGGACTACCTGCCCACGGAGCGGATGTGCGTCCAGGCCCAGGAG CAGTTCTTCTGGAGGCTGGACCCCACCCTGAAGAAAGTGCCCCCACGCCTCATCCTCCAGGTCTGGGACAACGACAAGTTCTCCGCCGATGACTTCATAG gaGTCCTGGAGCTGGACCTGTCCCACCTGCCCGTCCCTTCTCGGAGTCCCCAGGGCTGCTCGGCCAGCGTGCCGGAAGCCCCGGGGGCCAAGCCCGGCCGCCAGCCGCCCAGATTCGTCTCCCTCTTCAGGCAGAAGCAGATGAGAGGCTGGTGGCCTTGCCTGGTCGAGGAAGAGGGCAAGTGGCGTCTGTCG GGCAAACTGGAGCTCACTTTGGAGATCCTGACCGAGGAGGAGGCAGCGGAGAAGCCGGCCGGTCGAGGCCAGCGGGAGCCCAACCAGaatcccgtgctcttgcccccCGT ACGGCCAGAAGTCTCGTTCCTGTGGTGGGCAGCCCCCCTCCGCAGCCTCCGCTACATCCTATGGCGGCGTCACCGCTGGCGCATCCTGATCTTACTGTTCGTCATATTGTTATCCTTCCTGCTGGTCACCTTTGTCTACGCTACCCCG AACTACCTAGCCATGAAGCTGATCAACCCCATCTCCGTCGTCGGAAGTGGCGGAGACGTTGGAGCCGTGGCCTCCAAAGAGACATCTCGAGGCCCCGACGACCTCCGTCAACCCCTGGGGCTCCAGACGCGGCTCAGTAAAGATCTGGAAGGCCCCAAGGCGGCCCCGAGGCCCCCGGGGGagattttcccctttctcccgacCCCGTGA